The following proteins are co-located in the Billgrantia tianxiuensis genome:
- the lipB gene encoding lipoyl(octanoyl) transferase LipB: MSDRRGASAPIALLCLGRRPYLPVWQAMRELTDGRDEATPDQFWLVEHDPVFTQGQAGKPEHLLMPGDIPVVQTDRGGQVTYHGPGQVVLYPLLDVRRCGIGVRELVTALERAVIELLAEYGIEAHARPDAPGVYVGEAKIASLGLRIRRGASFHGVALNVNGDLAPFQRINPCGYAGMAMTRLADLVDQPLAVERVGLRLAECLALQLKRELASTETALLAPLAVKEAGVD, translated from the coding sequence ATGTCCGATCGACGGGGCGCGAGTGCGCCGATCGCACTTCTATGCCTGGGGCGCCGTCCCTACTTGCCGGTCTGGCAGGCCATGCGTGAGCTGACCGACGGCCGCGATGAGGCCACCCCGGATCAGTTCTGGCTGGTGGAGCACGATCCGGTATTCACCCAGGGGCAAGCGGGGAAGCCTGAGCACCTGCTGATGCCGGGCGACATTCCCGTGGTGCAGACCGATCGTGGCGGACAGGTGACCTACCACGGTCCGGGGCAGGTCGTGCTTTACCCGCTACTCGACGTGCGCCGCTGCGGGATCGGTGTACGCGAGCTGGTCACGGCGCTAGAGCGTGCCGTGATCGAGCTGCTTGCCGAGTACGGCATCGAGGCCCATGCCCGACCCGATGCCCCTGGCGTGTATGTCGGTGAAGCCAAGATCGCCTCGCTGGGGTTGCGTATCCGCCGTGGCGCCAGTTTCCATGGTGTCGCCCTCAACGTGAATGGCGACCTCGCACCGTTCCAGCGTATCAATCCCTGTGGCTATGCCGGCATGGCCATGACGCGTTTGGCCGATCTCGTCGACCAGCCGCTCGCCGTCGAGCGTGTCGGCTTGCGGCTTGCCGAATGCCTGGCGCTGCAGTTGAAACGTGAGCTGGCTTCGACCGAGACGGCATTGCTTGCGCCGCTTGCCGTGAAAGAAGCGGGAGTCGATTGA
- a CDS encoding HP0495 family protein translates to MSHDKLRDLRRATATSDPASAPTISFPCDYPIKVVGDAAEDFTAMVCQVVLRHDASFDASSIQVVESRNARFQSVRLTLRATGEVQLKALFEELKATGRVHMVV, encoded by the coding sequence ATGTCACACGACAAATTGCGCGACCTGCGCCGGGCCACCGCCACAAGCGACCCGGCGTCGGCGCCGACGATCAGCTTTCCGTGCGATTACCCCATCAAGGTAGTGGGGGACGCCGCCGAGGATTTCACCGCCATGGTGTGCCAGGTGGTGCTGCGCCATGACGCCAGCTTCGATGCTTCCAGTATCCAGGTGGTGGAGAGTCGCAACGCGCGTTTCCAATCGGTGCGGCTGACGCTGCGTGCCACCGGCGAGGTCCAGCTCAAGGCGCTGTTCGAAGAGCTCAAGGCCACTGGGCGCGTACATATGGTGGTGTAA
- a CDS encoding D-alanyl-D-alanine carboxypeptidase family protein translates to MRVLLSHFRARLLPLSLFGLLLVVSQALAQAVPTPQPQPQAMIPAPPQIAAKSWILMDADSGRVLVEHNADERLPPASLTKLMTAYLVERELNRGNINLDDRVRISENAWRTVGSKMFIEVNTDVSIRDLLHGIIIASGNDASVAVAEHLAGGEAPFADMMNQHASRLGMHNTNYANATGLPHPEQYSSARDMAILSQYIINDYPEHYAVYSEKYFTYNDIRQPNRNRLLWRDPTVDGLKTGWTTEAGYGLVASAKRDDMRLISVVMGTSSEEARAQETQKLLSYGFRYYETLKLYDQGAVLNTPRIWGGEKNELRVGVDRDVAMTLPRARNQELSARLDIRQDLTAPISLGDRVGTLEVRLGDEIVGEQPLVALESIEEGGLFKRLFDQVRRFFSNLIGGWF, encoded by the coding sequence ATGCGAGTGCTGCTTTCCCATTTCCGTGCGCGGCTTCTACCGTTGTCGCTGTTCGGCCTGCTACTGGTCGTTTCCCAGGCTCTGGCCCAGGCGGTACCCACGCCCCAGCCGCAGCCTCAGGCGATGATTCCGGCGCCGCCGCAGATCGCGGCGAAATCCTGGATTCTCATGGATGCCGACAGCGGCAGAGTGCTGGTCGAGCACAATGCCGACGAGCGCCTGCCGCCGGCTAGCCTGACCAAGCTGATGACCGCCTATCTGGTTGAGCGCGAACTGAATCGCGGCAATATCAACCTCGACGACAGGGTGCGCATCAGCGAGAACGCCTGGCGTACGGTGGGGTCCAAGATGTTCATCGAAGTCAATACGGATGTCTCTATCCGTGATCTGCTGCATGGCATCATCATCGCCTCGGGCAACGATGCCAGTGTCGCCGTGGCCGAACACTTGGCGGGCGGCGAAGCGCCCTTCGCCGACATGATGAACCAGCATGCATCGCGCCTGGGCATGCACAATACGAACTACGCCAACGCTACTGGCCTGCCGCATCCCGAGCAGTACTCTTCCGCGCGGGACATGGCAATCCTGTCGCAGTACATCATCAACGACTATCCCGAGCACTACGCCGTCTACTCCGAGAAGTACTTCACCTATAACGACATCCGCCAGCCCAACCGCAACCGCCTGCTGTGGCGCGACCCGACCGTGGATGGCCTCAAGACAGGCTGGACCACCGAGGCCGGCTATGGCTTGGTGGCATCCGCCAAGCGCGACGACATGCGCCTGATCTCGGTAGTCATGGGAACCAGTTCGGAGGAGGCGCGTGCCCAGGAGACCCAGAAACTGCTCAGCTACGGCTTCCGCTACTATGAAACCCTCAAGCTCTACGACCAAGGAGCGGTACTGAATACCCCGCGTATCTGGGGTGGCGAGAAGAACGAGCTGCGCGTCGGCGTCGATCGCGATGTCGCCATGACGCTGCCGCGGGCGCGCAACCAGGAACTCAGCGCGCGGCTGGACATTCGCCAGGACCTCACCGCACCGATCAGTCTCGGCGATCGTGTGGGCACCCTGGAGGTACGCCTTGGCGACGAAATCGTTGGCGAGCAGCCGCTGGTGGCCCTCGAGTCGATCGAGGAGGGCGGTCTGTTCAAGCGGCTGTTCGACCAGGTACGGCGCTTCTTCAGCAACCTGATCGGCGGCTGGTTCTGA